One window of the Micropterus dolomieu isolate WLL.071019.BEF.003 ecotype Adirondacks linkage group LG08, ASM2129224v1, whole genome shotgun sequence genome contains the following:
- the tsr2 gene encoding pre-rRNA-processing protein TSR2 homolog, translated as MAASTASRELFAEGVRAVLHSWPVLQIAVDNGFGGVYGQQKADWMVDVVQQYFHDNADLQRCEVEDFIAQLMDQEFDTVVDDGSLPQVSDSLLQVFGQWQQGALQQLKHTITTLTQKKSQRAKVTAPPSQSDEDSDDETQAMECESASPSVSRTDPPPPQEEDDGWTVVRKKK; from the exons ATGGCGGCCTCCACAGCTTCACGTGAGCTCTTCGCTGAGGGAGTCCGAGCGGTTCTTCACAGCTGGCCGGTTCTACAG ATCGCGGTGGATAACGGGTTCGGAGGCGTGTACGGGCAGCAGAAAGCTGATTGGATGGTGGATGTAGTCCAGCAGTATTTTCATGACAATG CTGACCTGCAGCGGTGTGAGGTCGAGGACTTCATCGCTCAACTAATGGATCAGGAGTtcgacacagtggtggatgatGGGAGTTTAcctcag GTGTCGGACAGTCTGCTGCAGGTGTTCGGTCAGTggcagcagggggcgctgcagcAGCTCAAACACACCATCACCACTCTGACACAGAAGAAGAGTCAGAGGGCAAAGGTCACGGCTCCACCCTCTCAGTCTGATGAAGACAGTGATGATGAAACACAG GCAATGGAGTGTGAGTCAGCCAGTCCATCAGTCAGCAGGAcagatcctcctcctcctcaggaaGAAGACGACGGTTGGACAGTAGTCCGTAAGAAGAAGTGA